A section of the Solitalea canadensis DSM 3403 genome encodes:
- a CDS encoding SRPBCC family protein, whose translation MFQENRPEFQLVVTFDEVGDKTKVVFQMIFNTPNECNKVKVIAIDANEENFDKLEEELKKMV comes from the coding sequence ATGTTCCAAGAGAACAGACCAGAATTTCAGTTGGTGGTAACATTTGATGAAGTAGGGGATAAAACAAAAGTAGTTTTCCAAATGATTTTTAATACTCCAAATGAATGCAATAAAGTAAAGGTTATTGCTATTGATGCCAATGAAGAAAACTTCGATAAATTAGAAGAGGAATTAAAGAAAATGGTTTAA
- a CDS encoding SRPBCC family protein produces MNILLSILGVLAAVIVLLLIIALFSKKSYTVEREIIINRPNEEVFSYIKHLKNQDNYSKWVMTDPDMKKTFTGNDGSIGFVYAWEENKKAGKGEQEIMGIKPNERIDVEVRFEKPFAGIASVPFSTERVSEYQTRLRWGMTSQMNYPMNLMLLLMNVDKMLGNDMQQSLVKLKGILEA; encoded by the coding sequence ATGAATATTTTACTAAGTATTTTGGGTGTTCTTGCTGCAGTAATTGTTTTGCTGCTGATTATAGCTTTGTTTTCAAAGAAAAGCTATACTGTAGAACGAGAAATCATTATAAACCGACCCAATGAAGAGGTTTTCAGTTACATTAAACACCTAAAGAATCAGGATAATTATAGTAAATGGGTAATGACAGACCCTGACATGAAAAAGACATTTACCGGTAATGACGGTAGCATAGGCTTTGTTTATGCCTGGGAAGAGAATAAAAAGGCAGGGAAAGGTGAGCAGGAAATTATGGGTATAAAGCCCAACGAACGCATTGATGTAGAAGTACGTTTTGAAAAGCCTTTTGCAGGTATTGCAAGTGTGCCATTTAGTACTGAAAGAGTTTCTGAGTACCAAACCAGACTTCGTTGGGGCATGACAAGCCAAATGAATTACCCGATGAACCTCATGTTATTATTGATGAATGTAGATAAAATGCTTGGTAACGATATGCAGCAGAGTTTGGTAAAATTGAAGGGTATTTTAGAAGCCTAG
- a CDS encoding ABC transporter permease: MTFYITALLLGLSLSAIAMGIFISMKIFNIPDITTDGSYTLGAVITAICLSNGYSIIVTYLLAVAGGALAGSISGFIHTRLKVNALLAGILVMTALYSINLSILGRSNLPLLSVSNIFQVFSFSADMDINSFIVLLIIIGILWCGLSLLLKTDFGLAMRATGNSEAMIRALGVNTNRMKIIGLAISNGLVATAGFLVAQYQGFADINMGIGIVIVGLGSVMIGETLNNWLAIRSVWLQVLLVVMGAVVFQLVLAFTLSLGVDPNLLKLFTAVFVLIIVSIPQLRLRKE, from the coding sequence ATGACATTTTACATAACTGCCTTATTATTGGGTTTAAGTCTCTCTGCCATCGCCATGGGGATTTTTATTTCCATGAAGATCTTTAACATACCTGACATTACAACCGATGGAAGTTATACACTTGGGGCTGTTATTACAGCAATTTGCTTGAGTAACGGCTATTCGATTATTGTTACTTATTTATTGGCCGTTGCCGGAGGTGCATTGGCCGGAAGCATTTCAGGGTTTATTCATACCCGTTTAAAAGTAAATGCTTTATTAGCTGGAATATTAGTTATGACAGCTTTATATTCTATCAACCTTAGCATATTAGGCCGCTCTAACTTACCATTATTATCTGTTAGCAACATTTTTCAGGTTTTTTCATTTAGTGCTGATATGGATATCAACAGTTTTATAGTGCTATTGATCATCATTGGTATTTTATGGTGTGGATTATCATTATTGCTGAAAACTGATTTTGGATTAGCCATGCGAGCAACAGGAAATAGTGAGGCAATGATCCGGGCGTTAGGCGTAAATACTAACCGAATGAAAATTATTGGCTTAGCGATTTCCAATGGATTAGTGGCAACGGCAGGTTTCTTGGTAGCTCAATACCAGGGTTTTGCCGATATTAATATGGGAATAGGTATTGTAATTGTGGGCCTAGGCTCTGTAATGATAGGTGAAACGTTAAACAATTGGCTAGCTATCCGGAGTGTATGGTTGCAAGTTTTATTGGTTGTTATGGGAGCAGTGGTATTTCAACTGGTATTAGCCTTTACGTTATCGTTGGGTGTTGATCCAAACTTGCTAAAATTGTTTACAGCAGTTTTTGTATTGATAATTGTAAGTATTCCTCAACTCCGACTCCGCAAAGAATAA